One part of the Halopenitus persicus genome encodes these proteins:
- the cmk gene encoding (d)CMP kinase, with protein sequence MTSTDAAVDRRIDSNLFITVSGPPGCGATTLCERLSTVLDCGYVSGGEIFRSIAEDREMSLSQLVAKAGESDAIDRELDRRLRRIAEEWGAANKAFVLESRLAGWIAGNRADLRIRLDAPEEVRVERTADREELSAEMRVREVIEAQRYASYYDIDLSDRSIYDLLINTGRWSADGTLAIVLAAIDEYDPEADEGAVPTPNLEV encoded by the coding sequence ATGACAAGCACCGACGCGGCCGTCGATCGGCGCATCGACAGCAATCTCTTCATCACGGTGTCCGGTCCGCCCGGCTGCGGCGCAACGACGCTGTGTGAACGACTCTCGACGGTTCTCGATTGCGGATACGTCTCCGGCGGGGAGATCTTCCGGTCGATCGCGGAGGACCGGGAGATGAGCCTCTCGCAGCTGGTCGCGAAGGCCGGCGAGTCCGACGCGATCGACCGCGAGCTCGACCGCCGGCTCCGGCGGATCGCGGAGGAGTGGGGCGCCGCCAACAAGGCGTTCGTCCTCGAGTCGCGGCTGGCCGGCTGGATCGCGGGCAACCGCGCGGACCTGCGGATCCGGCTCGACGCCCCCGAGGAAGTCCGCGTCGAGCGCACGGCCGACCGCGAGGAGCTGTCCGCCGAGATGCGCGTCCGGGAGGTCATCGAGGCGCAACGCTACGCGTCCTACTACGACATCGACCTCTCCGATCGGTCGATCTACGACCTCCTGATCAACACGGGCCGGTGGAGCGCCGACGGCACGCTCGCGATCGTGCTCGCGGCGATCGACGAGTACGACCCCGAGGCGGACGAGGGGGCCGTCCCGACGCCCAACCTCGAGGTCTGA
- a CDS encoding transcription factor S — MQFCDECGSMMVSVDGRMVCQNDDCGATTEREDDLTEQYVSTERQGDASPIETEENANFEGKPTATDVVCDECGHGEAWYTIKQTGAADEPPTRFFKCQECGHRWRGYN, encoded by the coding sequence ATGCAATTCTGTGACGAGTGCGGCTCGATGATGGTGTCGGTCGACGGCCGAATGGTGTGTCAAAACGACGACTGCGGGGCGACCACCGAGCGCGAGGACGACCTGACCGAGCAGTACGTCTCCACGGAGCGACAGGGCGACGCGTCGCCGATCGAGACCGAGGAGAACGCGAACTTCGAGGGGAAACCCACCGCGACCGACGTCGTCTGTGACGAATGCGGCCACGGCGAGGCCTGGTACACGATCAAACAGACCGGCGCCGCGGACGAGCCCCCGACGCGGTTTTTCAAATGTCAGGAATGTGGCCATCGCTGGCGCGGCTACAACTGA
- a CDS encoding DUF7561 family protein, translated as MATEACAVCDTDVRIAGGIGDLWSFAFESTQGMTLELVDGSEFFLCFDCMERLPGDTEPTAADVERLQAEDDETAVEEPADGSPLE; from the coding sequence ATGGCGACCGAGGCGTGTGCGGTCTGTGACACCGACGTGCGGATCGCCGGCGGGATCGGCGACCTCTGGAGCTTCGCCTTCGAGTCGACCCAGGGGATGACCCTCGAGCTCGTCGACGGCTCCGAGTTCTTCCTGTGTTTCGACTGCATGGAGCGACTGCCCGGGGACACGGAACCGACTGCGGCGGACGTCGAGCGGCTGCAAGCCGAAGACGACGAAACGGCGGTCGAAGAGCCGGCTGACGGCTCGCCGCTCGAGTAG
- a CDS encoding helicase C-terminal domain-containing protein gives MDPDRILAEFPAPSFRGAQEQALHDVRDAFAAGNDVVLVRAPTGSGKSLLARSIMGAARTVDAAEPREATGAYYTTPQVSQLEDVAADELLADLNVIRGKSNYACILPGEHDTPVDRAPCARQRGFDCSIQHRCPYFSDRAIASSRRFAAMTLAYFMQTAGSEVFGKRDVVVIDEAHGLAEWAEMYATIELSPDRVPVWEDVGIPDVSGGADERSGDGAHDDDGPLDRTARFVEQLRGACERAKDELVGRPELEPAEVARRDRLQELIGELGWFLEDYRDPQSPTTWVVDQPGGEGTAITIKPLDPARYLKHTVWDRGNRFALLSATILSKEAFCRGVGLDPADVALVDVEHTFPLANRPLYDVAQGKMTYEHREKTIPRIAELVVRLMARHPDEKGLIHAHSYAIADQLVERLGELGVAPRLRRHTKATRDDELEAWLGSDDPEVFVAVKMEEALDLKGELCRWQVICKAPYLNTNDSRVARRLEEGQWSWYHRAALRTVIQACGRVVRAPDDHGATYLADDSLRDLFDRARADMPAWFADQVAAMETPELPAADPAAALSGIDATPSPTATAGGTAVDAATKTAAASDDATTNDVAGDGSTGWASTNRDTGTGTAGGGASGTSTGGGGGTETRTERDAKRRKDHPLSDVWGDG, from the coding sequence GTGGACCCCGACCGGATCCTCGCGGAGTTCCCGGCGCCGAGCTTCCGCGGCGCCCAGGAGCAGGCCCTGCACGACGTCCGTGACGCGTTCGCGGCCGGCAACGACGTGGTGCTCGTGCGCGCGCCGACCGGCAGCGGCAAGTCCCTGCTGGCGCGGTCGATCATGGGTGCCGCCCGCACCGTCGACGCGGCCGAGCCGCGGGAGGCGACCGGCGCGTACTACACGACGCCGCAGGTCTCCCAGCTCGAGGACGTCGCGGCCGACGAGCTCCTGGCGGACCTGAACGTGATCCGCGGGAAGTCGAACTACGCCTGCATCCTCCCCGGCGAGCACGACACGCCGGTCGACCGCGCACCCTGCGCTCGCCAACGCGGGTTCGACTGCAGCATTCAACACCGGTGTCCGTACTTTTCCGACCGGGCGATCGCCTCCTCGCGACGCTTCGCCGCGATGACGCTCGCCTACTTCATGCAGACCGCCGGGTCGGAGGTGTTCGGGAAGCGGGACGTGGTCGTGATCGACGAGGCCCACGGGCTGGCCGAGTGGGCCGAGATGTACGCGACGATAGAGCTCTCCCCGGACCGCGTGCCCGTCTGGGAGGACGTCGGCATTCCCGACGTCTCCGGCGGGGCGGACGAACGATCGGGCGACGGCGCCCACGATGACGACGGACCCCTTGACCGCACCGCCCGGTTCGTCGAACAGCTCCGTGGCGCCTGCGAGCGCGCGAAGGACGAGCTGGTCGGCCGTCCGGAACTGGAGCCCGCGGAGGTCGCCCGCCGCGACCGGCTGCAGGAGCTGATCGGCGAGCTCGGCTGGTTCCTCGAGGACTACCGTGACCCGCAGAGCCCGACCACCTGGGTCGTCGACCAGCCCGGCGGCGAGGGCACGGCGATCACGATCAAGCCGCTCGATCCGGCACGGTACCTCAAGCACACCGTCTGGGACCGGGGGAACCGATTCGCGCTGCTGTCGGCGACGATCCTCTCGAAGGAGGCGTTCTGTCGCGGCGTCGGACTCGATCCGGCCGACGTCGCGCTCGTCGACGTCGAGCACACCTTCCCGCTCGCGAACCGGCCGCTGTACGACGTGGCGCAGGGGAAAATGACCTACGAGCACCGCGAGAAAACGATCCCCCGGATCGCCGAGCTGGTCGTCCGGCTGATGGCTCGCCATCCCGACGAGAAGGGACTGATCCACGCCCACTCGTACGCGATCGCCGACCAGCTCGTGGAACGGCTCGGCGAGCTCGGCGTCGCGCCCCGGCTGCGCCGGCACACGAAGGCGACCCGGGACGACGAGCTCGAGGCCTGGCTGGGGAGCGACGACCCGGAGGTATTCGTCGCGGTGAAGATGGAGGAGGCGCTCGACCTCAAGGGCGAGCTGTGTCGCTGGCAGGTGATCTGCAAGGCCCCGTACCTGAACACGAACGACTCCCGCGTCGCGCGCCGGCTCGAGGAGGGCCAGTGGTCGTGGTACCACCGCGCCGCGCTGCGAACGGTCATCCAAGCGTGCGGACGCGTCGTCCGCGCACCCGACGACCACGGCGCGACCTACCTGGCTGACGACTCGCTGCGCGACCTCTTCGACCGGGCGCGGGCCGATATGCCCGCGTGGTTCGCCGACCAGGTCGCGGCGATGGAGACCCCCGAGCTTCCGGCGGCCGACCCCGCGGCGGCGCTGTCCGGGATCGACGCGACGCCATCCCCGACCGCGACTGCCGGCGGGACGGCGGTCGACGCCGCCACGAAAACCGCGGCCGCAAGCGACGACGCGACGACGAACGACGTCGCGGGGGACGGGAGCACGGGGTGGGCGTCGACGAACCGGGACACGGGGACCGGAACCGCAGGTGGCGGCGCAAGCGGCACCTCGACCGGCGGCGGAGGCGGAACCGAAACGCGGACCGAGCGCGACGCGAAGCGCCGCAAGGATCACCCGCTCTCCGACGTCTGGGGCGACGGGTAG
- a CDS encoding UPF0175 family protein, giving the protein MASHGLATALTLYGSRTLTLSQAAAQAGLSEAEFIEQLERHDIEVTESERAAALDSDAVAATAD; this is encoded by the coding sequence ATGGCATCCCACGGGCTGGCGACCGCGCTCACGCTGTACGGGTCGCGAACACTGACGCTGTCGCAGGCGGCCGCCCAGGCAGGACTCAGCGAGGCCGAGTTCATCGAACAGCTCGAGCGACACGACATCGAGGTAACCGAGTCCGAGCGCGCCGCGGCGCTCGATTCCGACGCGGTCGCCGCGACCGCCGATTGA
- a CDS encoding 60S ribosomal export protein NMD3, which yields MSDSREFCPRCGDPVAERSEPRPGEPRTRDRKLCDDCYFEDFDLVDAPDRIEVLVCSGCGAVRRGESWRDVGARDYTDVAVDETAEALGVHVDAAEVNWGVEPEQVDENTIRMHCEFSGVVRGTLREESVTVPVKISRGTCDRCGRIAGGYYAAIVQIRADERDLTPAERDQALAIAESHVADQEAKGDREAFITEVTETEDGPNVKISSNGLGQSVATRIVEQLGGSFESYPTLVTEDGDGNEVYRVTFAVRLPRYAAGEIIDPNDGDGPVLVESVSGRLRGIRLASGEEYVSEFAEGETPDADRVGRRDDAVETTVVTVEDEHAVQVLDPETYAAVTVPNPDFFDDENPPDVVFAIKHDGEVYLVPDEAESDADVEPDPDAIGE from the coding sequence ATGAGCGACTCCCGCGAGTTCTGTCCCCGCTGTGGCGACCCGGTCGCGGAGCGGTCGGAGCCGCGCCCCGGCGAGCCGCGAACGCGGGATCGAAAGCTCTGTGACGACTGTTACTTCGAGGACTTCGACCTCGTCGACGCCCCGGACCGGATCGAGGTCCTCGTCTGTTCCGGCTGCGGGGCGGTCCGTCGGGGCGAGTCCTGGCGGGACGTCGGGGCGCGCGATTACACCGACGTCGCCGTCGACGAGACGGCCGAGGCGCTCGGCGTCCACGTCGACGCGGCCGAGGTGAACTGGGGGGTCGAGCCCGAGCAGGTCGACGAGAACACGATCCGGATGCACTGTGAGTTCTCCGGCGTCGTTCGGGGCACCCTCCGCGAGGAATCCGTAACGGTGCCGGTCAAGATCTCCCGCGGGACCTGCGACCGGTGCGGCCGGATCGCCGGCGGCTACTACGCCGCGATCGTTCAGATCCGAGCCGACGAGCGCGATCTCACGCCCGCGGAGCGCGATCAGGCGCTCGCGATCGCCGAATCCCACGTCGCCGACCAGGAGGCCAAGGGCGACCGGGAGGCCTTCATCACCGAGGTGACCGAGACCGAGGACGGTCCGAACGTCAAGATCTCCTCGAACGGGCTGGGGCAGTCCGTCGCGACCCGGATCGTCGAGCAGCTCGGCGGGAGCTTCGAGTCCTACCCGACGCTCGTGACCGAGGACGGCGACGGCAACGAGGTCTATCGCGTGACCTTCGCAGTCCGGCTGCCCCGCTACGCGGCCGGCGAGATCATCGACCCGAACGACGGCGACGGGCCCGTGCTCGTCGAGAGCGTCTCGGGCCGGCTTCGGGGGATCCGGCTCGCCTCCGGCGAGGAGTACGTCTCCGAGTTCGCCGAGGGCGAGACGCCGGACGCCGACCGCGTCGGCCGGCGGGACGACGCCGTCGAGACGACCGTCGTGACCGTGGAGGACGAACACGCCGTCCAGGTGCTCGATCCCGAGACGTACGCGGCCGTCACGGTCCCGAACCCCGACTTCTTCGACGACGAGAACCCGCCCGATGTCGTGTTCGCCATAAAACACGACGGCGAGGTCTACCTCGTTCCCGACGAGGCAGAATCCGACGCCGACGTCGAACCCGACCCCGACGCGATCGGCGAGTAG
- a CDS encoding O-acetylhomoserine aminocarboxypropyltransferase/cysteine synthase family protein produces the protein MADDPADDETQRFATRSLHAGAQPDPTTGSRATPIYQTTSYSFDDADHAASLFALEEPGNIYSRIMNPTNAVLEERMASLENGIAAVATSSGMAALNLATFLLAGPGDNIVSASSLYGGTYTYLTHTVERQGVSTRFVDTLDVDAYAEAIDEDTAYVHLETIGNPALVTPDIEAIAEVAHEHNAPLFVDNTFATPYLCNPLDHGADLVWHSTTKWIHGAGTTIGGVLVDGGSFPWGDHAEKYPEIGGDNPAYHGVNFTERFGDAAFTYAAVARGLRDLGCQQSPFDSWQTIQGLNTLPFRMERHCENAAIVAEHLVDHPEVSWVNYPGLDDHETHETSSEYLDGGYGGMITFGLEAGYDAAKTTVESTELASLLANVGDAKTLIIHPASTTHQQLTEEELLSAGVTEDLVRISVGLEDPADIVADIDQAIETATE, from the coding sequence ATGGCAGACGATCCTGCGGACGACGAGACGCAACGGTTCGCCACTCGCAGCCTCCACGCCGGCGCGCAGCCCGACCCGACGACCGGGTCGCGGGCGACGCCGATCTATCAGACGACGTCGTACTCCTTCGACGACGCCGACCATGCGGCGTCGCTGTTCGCACTGGAGGAGCCGGGCAACATCTACTCGCGGATCATGAACCCGACGAACGCGGTCCTCGAGGAGCGAATGGCCTCCCTCGAGAACGGGATCGCCGCGGTCGCGACCAGCTCCGGGATGGCCGCGTTGAACCTCGCGACGTTCCTCCTTGCCGGCCCCGGCGACAACATCGTCTCGGCCTCCTCGCTGTACGGCGGCACCTACACGTACCTCACCCACACGGTCGAGCGGCAGGGCGTCTCCACCCGGTTCGTCGACACCCTCGACGTCGACGCCTACGCGGAGGCGATCGACGAGGACACGGCGTACGTCCATCTCGAGACGATCGGCAACCCCGCGCTCGTGACGCCGGACATCGAGGCGATCGCCGAGGTCGCCCACGAGCATAACGCCCCCCTGTTCGTTGACAACACGTTCGCGACCCCGTACCTCTGTAATCCCCTCGACCACGGCGCGGACCTCGTGTGGCACTCGACCACGAAGTGGATCCACGGCGCCGGGACGACGATCGGCGGCGTCCTCGTCGACGGCGGCAGCTTCCCGTGGGGCGACCACGCCGAGAAGTACCCCGAGATCGGCGGCGACAATCCCGCCTACCACGGCGTCAACTTCACCGAGCGGTTCGGCGACGCGGCGTTCACCTACGCGGCCGTCGCCCGCGGCCTGCGCGACCTCGGCTGCCAGCAGTCGCCGTTCGACTCCTGGCAGACGATCCAGGGGCTCAACACGCTCCCGTTCCGGATGGAGCGCCACTGCGAGAACGCCGCGATCGTCGCCGAGCACCTCGTCGACCACCCCGAGGTGAGCTGGGTCAACTACCCCGGTCTCGACGACCACGAGACCCACGAGACGTCGAGCGAGTACCTCGACGGCGGCTACGGCGGAATGATCACCTTCGGACTCGAGGCGGGCTACGACGCCGCGAAGACGACGGTCGAGAGCACCGAACTCGCCTCGCTGCTCGCGAACGTCGGCGACGCGAAGACGCTCATCATCCACCCCGCCTCGACGACCCACCAGCAGCTCACCGAGGAGGAGCTGCTCTCGGCCGGCGTCACCGAGGACCTGGTTCGGATCTCGGTGGGCCTCGAGGACCCCGCGGACATCGTCGCCGACATCGATCAGGCGATCGAGACGGCGACCGAGTAA
- the mdh gene encoding malate dehydrogenase, with product MTKVSVVGAAGTVGAAAGYNIALRDVADELVFVDIPDKEPEAVGQAADVNHGVAYDSNTTVRQGDYAATAGSDVVVITAGIPRQPGQTRIDLAGDNAPIMDDIGSSLAEHNDDFVTVTTSNPVDLLNRHLYESGERDRHAVVGFGGRLDSARFRYVLAERFDTPVRNVEATILGEHGDAQVPVFSKVRVDGRDPSFDADEREAILGDLQESAMDVIERKGATQWGPATGVAHVVEAILEDTGEVLPCSVVLDGEYGHTDTALGVPARLGANGVEEVVEWDLDDYERDLLDEAAGKLSEQYAEIA from the coding sequence ATGACAAAAGTGAGCGTGGTCGGCGCCGCGGGCACCGTCGGTGCCGCGGCCGGCTACAACATCGCGCTGCGCGACGTCGCGGACGAACTCGTCTTCGTAGATATTCCGGACAAGGAGCCGGAGGCGGTCGGCCAGGCCGCCGACGTCAACCACGGCGTCGCCTACGACTCGAACACGACCGTTCGCCAGGGCGACTACGCGGCCACCGCGGGCTCGGACGTGGTCGTGATCACCGCCGGGATCCCCCGCCAGCCGGGCCAGACCCGGATCGACCTCGCGGGCGACAACGCGCCGATCATGGACGACATCGGGTCCTCGCTTGCCGAACACAACGACGACTTCGTCACCGTGACCACCTCGAACCCGGTGGACCTCCTCAACCGCCACCTCTACGAGTCCGGCGAGCGCGACCGACACGCCGTGGTCGGGTTCGGCGGACGGCTCGACTCGGCCCGGTTCCGGTACGTTCTGGCCGAGCGATTCGACACGCCGGTTCGGAACGTCGAGGCCACCATCCTCGGCGAGCACGGCGACGCGCAGGTGCCCGTCTTCTCGAAAGTGCGCGTCGACGGTCGGGACCCGAGCTTCGACGCCGACGAGCGCGAGGCGATCCTGGGCGACCTCCAGGAGTCCGCGATGGACGTCATCGAGCGCAAGGGCGCCACCCAGTGGGGGCCGGCGACCGGCGTCGCCCACGTCGTGGAGGCGATCCTCGAGGACACCGGCGAGGTGCTCCCGTGCTCGGTCGTCCTCGACGGCGAGTACGGCCACACGGATACGGCCCTCGGCGTGCCCGCCAGGCTCGGTGCGAACGGCGTCGAGGAGGTCGTCGAGTGGGACCTCGACGACTACGAGCGCGACCTGCTCGATGAGGCGGCCGGGAAGCTCTCCGAGCAGTACGCCGAGATCGCGTAG
- a CDS encoding PadR family transcriptional regulator has translation MAKWLHSGRRRDVCALLYEAGSLREQQLKNRLTSHYDERIDPQSFHAMVTALAESGHVESRTEGIADVYRLTDAGEDALLAHYDWLSDRIEGGSERIEGGKEDGA, from the coding sequence ATGGCAAAGTGGCTCCACAGCGGTCGCCGTCGCGACGTCTGCGCGCTCCTGTACGAGGCCGGGAGCCTGCGCGAACAACAGCTGAAGAACCGGCTCACGTCCCACTACGACGAGCGGATCGACCCGCAGTCGTTCCACGCGATGGTGACGGCGCTCGCGGAGTCCGGCCACGTCGAGTCACGGACCGAGGGCATCGCCGACGTCTACCGGCTCACTGATGCCGGCGAGGACGCGCTGCTCGCTCACTACGACTGGCTCTCGGATCGGATCGAAGGTGGTTCCGAGCGGATCGAGGGTGGAAAAGAGGACGGCGCTTAA
- a CDS encoding NAD(P)/FAD-dependent oxidoreductase, producing MTRVAVVGSGVAGLSTAYRLAPDHDVIVLDRDAIGNGTSSRASGVITTPVDYPDQPAWSRHAIEFFRELDGTGVFEWTDREYVRGVRPADVAAARETATSVDGTGSFDAGDDVTDVTDVRLVDADAYADVFDPEAPYEKALVWPGTGYFDVDEFLATMHRECVRRGVEFRPDTTVESIRVTDGTAAGDEVAGVETEYGSVDADAVVAATGSATPDLLADVLRVPIRPFTWNVAYLEADLPDGVPMGGDSVLGAYWRGTRDGRLLVGTEHRYGGSDRDTAPPEDPREIGGELDRLLREELPGILASVDADATVVRYECCPMADATTPDAKPIIDAPAEAPDGLVIAAGFHGAGVMAADSIGTAVRAHLTGESAPFSLSPFALDRFESSDADFPFRTMFRQAVPDHGA from the coding sequence ATGACACGTGTTGCCGTGGTCGGATCCGGCGTCGCGGGTTTGAGCACCGCCTACCGGCTCGCGCCGGATCACGACGTGATCGTACTGGACCGGGACGCGATCGGAAACGGGACCTCGAGTCGCGCTTCCGGAGTGATCACCACGCCGGTCGATTACCCCGACCAACCGGCCTGGAGTCGGCACGCGATCGAGTTCTTCCGCGAGCTGGACGGGACCGGCGTCTTCGAGTGGACCGACCGCGAGTACGTCCGCGGGGTGCGGCCCGCGGACGTCGCCGCGGCCCGGGAAACCGCGACGTCGGTCGACGGGACCGGCAGTTTCGACGCCGGTGACGACGTCACCGACGTCACCGACGTGCGGCTCGTCGATGCCGACGCGTACGCGGACGTCTTCGATCCCGAGGCGCCTTACGAGAAGGCGCTCGTCTGGCCCGGGACCGGCTACTTCGACGTCGACGAGTTCCTCGCGACGATGCACCGCGAGTGCGTCCGCCGCGGCGTCGAGTTCCGGCCGGACACGACCGTCGAGTCGATCCGCGTTACGGACGGCACCGCGGCGGGCGACGAGGTCGCGGGCGTCGAGACGGAGTACGGTTCCGTCGACGCCGACGCCGTGGTGGCCGCTACAGGCTCGGCCACGCCGGACCTGCTCGCGGACGTCCTTCGGGTCCCGATCCGGCCGTTCACCTGGAACGTCGCGTACCTCGAAGCCGATCTTCCCGACGGGGTTCCGATGGGCGGGGATTCGGTCCTCGGCGCCTACTGGCGTGGTACCCGGGACGGCCGGCTGCTCGTCGGGACCGAACACCGGTACGGCGGATCGGACCGGGACACGGCCCCGCCCGAGGACCCGCGGGAGATCGGCGGCGAACTCGATCGACTGCTCCGGGAGGAGCTCCCGGGAATCCTCGCCAGCGTCGACGCGGACGCGACGGTGGTCCGCTACGAGTGCTGTCCGATGGCCGATGCGACCACGCCGGACGCGAAGCCGATCATCGATGCGCCGGCCGAGGCCCCGGACGGCCTCGTCATCGCGGCCGGGTTCCACGGGGCGGGCGTGATGGCCGCCGATTCGATCGGCACCGCGGTTCGGGCGCATCTCACCGGCGAGTCGGCGCCGTTTTCGCTCTCCCCCTTCGCGCTCGACCGCTTCGAGTCCAGCGACGCCGACTTCCCCTTCCGGACGATGTTCCGCCAGGCGGTGCCCGATCACGGCGCGTGA